In Harmonia axyridis chromosome 6, icHarAxyr1.1, whole genome shotgun sequence, a single window of DNA contains:
- the LOC123682113 gene encoding uncharacterized protein LOC123682113: MMTRISQAIVIVAILIASCLASLQSTAKNHELLSKIGLTRVRTPQSHHRKRLAVQSRHHSRSDDSHMFIIKLPPSPHYYGFNNPNSIEEPAKKKRLPIGFKSNGKPAKVYHWNLPVLKTLTAHKLKSRKNDIHDITINDYPNPESWNEVLEKPENDHYKPRKPSYYVPAKPKKGSFTKYFAGNGKPHSFYVIEKSRKAHYHRLLP, from the exons aatatcccAAGCCATAGTGATCGTGGCCATTCTTATCGCTTCCTGTTTGGCAAGTCTACAATCCACAGCAAAAAACCATGAGCTTTTGTCCAAAATAGGATTGACTAGAGTACGAACGCCACAGAGTCATCATAGAAAAAGACTGGCGGTGCAATCGAGACATCATAGTAGATCTGATGACTCTCACATGTTCATCATCAAACTTCCTCCAAGTCCACACTATTACGGCTTCAACAACCCTAACAGCATAGAGGAACCCGCAAAGAAGAAACGTCTACCCATTg gtttcaaGAGCAATGGAAAACCAGCCAAGGTATACCACTGGAACCTGCCTGTCCTCAAGACCTTAACTGCCCACAAACTAAAGTCTAGAAAGAACGACATCCACGACATAACCATAAACGATTATCCAAATCCAGAGAGTTGGAACGAAGTCCTGGAAAAACCTGAAAACGACCACTACAAGCCCAGAAAACCTTCTTATTACGTCCCTGCCAAACCCAAGAAGGGTTCCTTCACGAAATACTTTGCCGGAAACGGAAAACCCCACTCCTTTTACGTAATTGAGAAGAGCCGAAAAGCACACTACCACAGATTACTGCCATAA